A window of Dorea formicigenerans contains these coding sequences:
- a CDS encoding PcfB family protein, with protein MQEEVNQKVISLSIQGVKITASVLKAALRKFLEMDNRRKQKATRVKMAEKTGRAQEKGREKARKKIEKKKPHGKQTIKQLNAQGVQLSNIKITDENIKSFDRVARKYGIDYSLKKEVGADPPKYLVFFKAKDVDVMTAAFREYAGVELKKKQVKKPSVRKKLQKSVERKAKHRQRVKQRQKSRGQER; from the coding sequence TTGCAGGAAGAAGTAAATCAGAAAGTGATCAGCCTGAGCATCCAGGGAGTCAAGATCACTGCCAGTGTGCTAAAAGCAGCCCTTCGGAAGTTCCTGGAAATGGACAACCGTAGGAAACAGAAAGCAACGCGGGTGAAAATGGCTGAAAAGACCGGACGGGCCCAGGAGAAAGGAAGGGAAAAAGCCCGAAAAAAGATTGAAAAGAAAAAGCCACATGGAAAGCAGACCATCAAGCAGCTGAATGCACAGGGAGTACAGCTTTCCAACATAAAGATCACAGATGAAAATATCAAATCCTTTGACCGTGTGGCAAGAAAGTACGGGATTGATTACAGCCTGAAAAAAGAAGTCGGTGCGGATCCACCAAAATATCTGGTCTTCTTTAAGGCTAAAGATGTGGATGTGATGACAGCGGCTTTCCGGGAATATGCCGGAGTAGAACTGAAAAAGAAACAGGTGAAGAAACCATCTGTCAGAAAGAAACTGCAGAAATCTGTAGAAAGAAAAGCAAAGCACCGCCAGCGTGTGAAGCAGAGACAAAAATCCAGAGGTCAGGAACGATGA
- a CDS encoding VirD4-like conjugal transfer protein, CD1115 family: protein MIREKLQKIQIKRLVILNLPYFFIFYVADKGSWLYRHCLGESMVQRLGVMLVNFRLAFLSWLPSIALQDLTVGVLVASALKLVVYYRSKNAKKFRQGVEYGSARWGNRKDIEPFMDPVFENNVILTETERLTMNSRPKAPKYARNKNVIVIGGSGSGKTRFYVKPNLMQMTDHVSYVVTDPKGTIIVECGKMLVNGGYRIKVLNTINFKKSMHYNPFHYIRSEKDILKLVNTIIANTKGEGEKSTEDFWVKAERLLYSALIGYIWYEAPEEEQNFSTLLEFINASETREDDEEFKNAVDELFEELEAENPEHFAVRQYRKYKLAAGKTAKSILISCGARLAPFDIQELREIMSYDEMELDMIGDQRTAMFVIISDTDDTFNFVVAIMYTQLFNLLCDKADDEHGGRLPYHVRLLLDEFSNIGQIPKFDKLIATIRSREISASIILQSQSQLKTIYKDAAETITGNCDTVLFLGGKESSTLKEISETLGKETIDLYNTSDTRGSNRSYGLNYQKTGKELMSRDELAVMDGEKCILQLRGVRPFLSNKYDITKHKRYKELADYDKKNAFDVEKYLNHNLTFSKDTEFEMFRIDVTEDEIRQIEIIN, encoded by the coding sequence ATGATCCGGGAAAAATTACAGAAGATCCAGATCAAACGGCTGGTGATCTTAAATCTCCCATATTTCTTTATCTTCTATGTAGCAGATAAAGGATCCTGGCTGTACCGGCATTGCCTGGGAGAAAGCATGGTCCAGAGACTTGGCGTGATGTTAGTCAATTTTCGACTGGCATTTTTAAGCTGGCTGCCAAGTATCGCTTTGCAGGACCTTACAGTAGGTGTTCTGGTTGCAAGTGCATTAAAGCTGGTGGTCTACTATCGTTCTAAAAACGCAAAGAAGTTCCGGCAGGGTGTGGAGTATGGATCTGCAAGATGGGGAAATAGAAAAGATATCGAACCCTTCATGGATCCGGTTTTTGAAAACAATGTCATCCTCACAGAAACGGAACGTCTGACCATGAACAGCCGCCCAAAAGCCCCAAAGTATGCCAGAAATAAGAATGTGATCGTCATCGGTGGTTCCGGATCCGGTAAGACAAGATTCTATGTAAAACCCAACCTTATGCAGATGACGGACCACGTGTCCTATGTGGTCACCGATCCAAAAGGAACGATCATCGTTGAATGCGGGAAGATGCTGGTAAATGGAGGATACCGGATCAAGGTATTGAATACGATCAATTTTAAAAAGTCCATGCATTACAATCCGTTCCATTATATCCGGAGTGAAAAAGACATCTTAAAGCTGGTCAATACCATTATCGCAAATACCAAGGGTGAGGGCGAAAAATCAACGGAAGATTTCTGGGTCAAGGCCGAACGTCTTTTGTATTCTGCACTGATCGGATACATCTGGTATGAGGCACCAGAGGAAGAACAGAACTTTTCTACTTTGCTGGAATTTATCAATGCCAGTGAGACCAGAGAGGATGATGAAGAATTTAAAAATGCAGTGGATGAATTGTTTGAAGAACTGGAAGCAGAAAATCCGGAACACTTTGCAGTAAGGCAATATCGCAAGTACAAGCTTGCTGCCGGCAAAACTGCAAAATCGATTTTGATTTCCTGTGGTGCCAGACTTGCACCATTTGATATTCAGGAACTAAGAGAAATCATGTCCTATGACGAGATGGAACTGGATATGATCGGCGATCAGCGAACAGCCATGTTTGTCATCATCAGTGATACAGATGACACATTCAACTTTGTGGTAGCAATCATGTACACCCAGCTCTTTAACCTGCTTTGTGATAAAGCGGATGATGAGCATGGAGGCAGGCTTCCCTATCATGTACGACTGCTTCTTGATGAGTTCAGCAATATCGGACAGATCCCAAAATTCGACAAATTGATTGCTACGATCCGAAGCAGGGAAATCTCCGCTTCTATCATTCTGCAGTCACAATCTCAGCTGAAAACAATCTATAAGGATGCGGCTGAGACGATCACGGGTAACTGTGACACCGTTCTTTTCCTGGGTGGAAAGGAAAGTTCCACACTGAAAGAAATATCAGAAACCCTGGGAAAGGAAACCATAGATCTTTACAACACATCAGACACCAGAGGCAGCAACCGGTCCTATGGGCTGAATTATCAAAAGACTGGAAAAGAACTGATGAGTAGAGATGAGCTGGCGGTCATGGATGGAGAAAAATGTATCTTACAGCTTCGTGGAGTCCGGCCGTTTTTAAGCAACAAATATGACATCACAAAGCATAAACGGTACAAGGAACTTGCCGATTATGATAAGAAAAATGCTTTTGATGTTGAAAAATATCTGAATCATAATCTGACATTTTCAAAAGATACAGAGTTTGAGATGTTTCGGATTGATGTAACAGAGGATGAAATAAGACAAATTGAAATCATTAATTAA
- a CDS encoding sigma-70 family RNA polymerase sigma factor — protein MDHPEPKGRKVVFMLTLKELKKIVKVADVEKRIPSVKSLKEHKVVVKEMINADTTISVYDHGYVLYTAGNQSTVFPLHSCDDYEYVSVTGDNKEFNKEFFDNENWYIRLLIEAEDRMAYSQSKISTNHGVFSNSDVTDDAEIMRGSSKDFVDDVIDREILHALIKELTERQKMVLNLVYFEEMRQQDVADYLGIKQQSVNDLLNRALKTMKKKAENEEF, from the coding sequence ATGGACCACCCGGAGCCGAAAGGCAGAAAGGTGGTCTTTATGTTGACATTAAAAGAACTGAAAAAAATCGTGAAAGTTGCTGATGTGGAGAAGAGAATCCCAAGCGTGAAATCCTTGAAGGAACACAAAGTTGTAGTAAAGGAAATGATCAATGCAGATACAACAATCTCTGTTTATGATCACGGATATGTACTTTATACAGCAGGAAATCAATCAACCGTATTTCCACTTCATAGTTGTGATGACTATGAATATGTGAGTGTAACTGGCGATAACAAGGAATTCAATAAAGAGTTCTTTGATAATGAAAACTGGTATATCCGTCTGCTGATAGAGGCTGAAGACCGTATGGCATACAGCCAGAGCAAAATCAGCACCAATCATGGTGTATTTTCTAACAGCGATGTTACAGATGATGCGGAGATTATGAGAGGATCTTCAAAAGATTTTGTTGACGATGTTATCGACAGAGAAATTCTGCATGCGCTGATCAAGGAATTGACAGAGAGGCAAAAGATGGTACTCAATCTGGTTTATTTCGAGGAAATGCGTCAGCAGGATGTTGCAGATTATCTGGGAATCAAACAGCAGAGTGTAAATGACCTCCTGAACAGGGCATTAAAAACGATGAAAAAAAAGGCGGAAAACGAAGAATTTTAA
- a CDS encoding DNA repair protein, which yields MGYMLQKEERRMGGGNVSQDQTSIICIDLKSFYASVECVERGLNPFKTNLVVADPTRSKSTICLAITPAMKSLGIKNRCRIHEIPDCVKYITAMPRMQLYMDYSAKIYGIYLRYVSKEDIHVYSVDECFIDVTNYLQLYHLTAKEMAIKLMQAVMEETGITATAGVGTNLYLAKIAMDIVAKHVDDHIGILDEFSYREQLWDHKPLSDFWRIGSRTEKKLAGYGIHTMGDIAMASLRSEDWLYKMFGIDAELLIDHAWGYETCRMSDIKNYHSEEHSLSNGQVLMRNYSFDEALVIVREMTDNLVLDLFEKGLVTSSLTLWIAYDHRYEHEASKGTVKLERESNSSKKIIDAVEDLYLRIADRYTGIRRIEVCANRVAPESYVQYSLFDDPKQTDKERHLQEAVLNVKQRYGKNAIMRGSNLLECSTYRERNEQVGGHRA from the coding sequence ATGGGATACATGTTACAAAAAGAGGAAAGACGTATGGGAGGTGGCAATGTGAGTCAGGATCAGACTTCTATTATCTGTATTGATCTGAAGTCCTTTTATGCTTCTGTAGAATGCGTAGAACGTGGGCTGAATCCATTTAAAACAAACCTGGTGGTTGCAGATCCGACCAGATCAAAGTCAACAATCTGCCTGGCAATCACTCCGGCTATGAAGTCTCTTGGCATCAAGAACCGGTGCCGAATCCATGAGATACCGGATTGTGTGAAGTACATTACAGCCATGCCGAGGATGCAGTTGTACATGGATTATTCCGCAAAGATCTATGGAATCTATCTACGGTATGTCTCAAAAGAAGATATCCATGTGTACAGTGTTGATGAGTGTTTTATTGATGTGACAAACTATCTGCAGCTTTATCATCTCACTGCAAAAGAAATGGCGATAAAGCTTATGCAGGCAGTCATGGAGGAAACTGGCATCACTGCAACTGCAGGTGTGGGAACCAATCTGTATCTTGCTAAGATCGCAATGGATATCGTAGCAAAGCATGTGGATGACCATATTGGAATCCTGGATGAATTCTCTTACAGAGAGCAGCTATGGGATCATAAACCATTAAGTGACTTCTGGAGGATTGGATCCCGGACTGAAAAGAAACTGGCTGGTTACGGGATCCATACGATGGGCGATATCGCAATGGCTTCTTTAAGATCCGAAGACTGGCTGTATAAGATGTTTGGGATTGATGCAGAGCTGTTGATCGATCATGCATGGGGATATGAAACGTGCCGGATGAGTGACATCAAGAACTATCATTCGGAGGAACACAGCCTTTCAAATGGTCAGGTGCTGATGCGAAATTATTCTTTTGACGAAGCACTTGTGATCGTAAGGGAAATGACAGATAATCTGGTCCTGGATCTGTTTGAAAAAGGACTGGTAACAAGCTCTCTCACCTTATGGATCGCCTATGACCACAGGTATGAGCATGAGGCATCCAAAGGAACCGTAAAACTCGAAAGAGAAAGTAACAGTTCCAAAAAGATCATAGATGCAGTGGAAGATTTATATCTCAGGATTGCAGACAGATATACCGGAATCCGAAGAATCGAGGTGTGTGCGAACAGGGTTGCTCCTGAAAGTTATGTGCAGTACAGCCTGTTTGATGATCCCAAACAGACTGATAAAGAACGGCATTTACAGGAAGCAGTATTGAATGTAAAGCAGCGTTATGGAAAGAATGCGATCATGCGTGGATCCAATCTGCTGGAGTGTTCCACCTATAGAGAACGCAATGAACAGGTTGGAGGACACCGTGCTTAG
- a CDS encoding SpaA isopeptide-forming pilin-related protein — protein sequence MNVKKKARRVMSGLLTAVTVLSTVLSPAVAYASDDAGSVKKIPYYEEIKDQLDEDEVVTAKDYEIKVGDNFDVKSDYTGLTIQDDSKVKVTFQEAKDTDGNDFSTDYANSYKAVYYVEPQTTDHPTYQINRKIVVKEADQQKDSQSESSSDQDAGSSDKTETEDSEADSSTEETDAADTESKTELTEKEFDAEIEATEDQETVDPETGITLSEVMQEAVDQEVALADLEAGESITFDMPMMLASGETGTKSVTVTAGSWYYYADYGLGSYLTCPYYVKWGSINATAYCVEPSKKGPGNGTYTIQKLADGKTLAKVCYYGTKASDENGFFDEKHPDFPAGKRFIITHLAAAYANGSSDWASGTNATGKNLAMELYNYCVNMPDIPSVDMSFSESNVKAYVEGNSQRTSVITFKADKLQTVTFKLPKGVKLVNVTTGKTSAAGANVEISGGTKFYLTAPLNQAENVSATFSSKMKGSIDKEYSAYKITTGSGTQDLALVFGEGVGNEKYVDFKVTWTKECKVSIVKKDQDTGNALAGAVYGIYSDAACTKLITEMPATDQNGASQLTMEKTQEVVYLKEISVPTGYQIDTKSYNVTLAIGKTTTKNATDKRTNAKLNIAKQDTETGNEAQGDATLEGAVYGLYAREDIVHPDGRTGTIHKKDSLITSLTTDKNGEASVSDLYLGKYYLKELSAPVGYVLDPTEHDVDCTYEGATVPTVERTSVCKETVIKQPFQIIKAANNGKTDADLLQGVGFSAWLVSDLKVKADGSYDFDSARPVVLTADGQTEMFTDEKGYARSIPLPYGTYVVRETTSKHNYAPVDDFVVKITENHPDTPQTWRVLLDKEFKAKLKIIKKDAETQKSVLLANTEFKVYDLDNQKYVEQTTSYPKPTVHKSYFTNEEGYLVLPKNLKPGNYRIEEVTAPDGYTISKNYVTVAVDTDTAYLTDPVTGDAVIDVEYTNAPVKGQLKIYKQGEVLKGFDKDFQYEMAGLAGAEFEVYAAEDIYTADHQVDADGQRTLYFAKDALVATVTTDADGYATVKNLPLGRYYVKEKNAPDTYVLNTVPENVEFAYADQDTAVIEKEISVTDERQKVSITVEKQDAETGNTVAGAVFGIYNAKDIQTKDGKVIVKADTLLQEMTSDEKGQAAYTLDLPLGSYYVKELKAPDGFISSDEILRFDASYQGQDVQTVTLKSVKKNQPTTVEIIKSDATTGVELDGAYLKVTDKDGNVVDSWTSSKDAPHVIKYLKVGETYTLHEEFAPHGYLVANDVTFTVKDTGEVQKVEMKDEVPVGELIINKKGEFLDSVTLADKVKGVVEHIFNYVTGKLTDVTFEVYAEEDIKAADGVSDDYYKKDELIATIKTDETGIAKLENLPLGKYYVKETGTAYGHVLDGEIRHVDLTYVDQNTPVVVYDKDWQNNRQRVEVSVLKKEKDSDRTLEGAIFGLFAKEDIKSETTGKVLIEADEIIELKSTDEEGKITFVADLPIGATYYVKELYAPDGFVTNDEGKEFTFEYAGEDQPTVTYDFTFENQPTVVEFTKSSLTTGKELPGCKLKVVDADGNIVDEWTSGKEAHVIRELTVGKEYALVETKPADGYVTAESVKFTIKDTADVQKVEMKDDVTKVKISKQDIAGKELPGAKLTILDQDGKVVESWTSTEKAHYIEMLPIGKYTLREETAPDGYLVAKDVEFEVKDTSEVQHVTMVDEEKPAEKTPEGGKPVSDSPKTGDNTNLWLWFMLLGIGATGTGALAFMRKKKH from the coding sequence ATGAACGTGAAAAAGAAAGCACGCAGGGTGATGTCCGGTTTACTGACTGCAGTAACGGTTCTATCGACGGTACTCTCTCCCGCTGTTGCCTATGCTTCTGATGATGCCGGATCTGTAAAAAAGATTCCGTATTATGAGGAGATCAAGGATCAGTTGGATGAAGATGAAGTGGTAACTGCAAAGGATTATGAGATCAAGGTTGGAGACAATTTCGATGTAAAGAGTGATTATACCGGTCTTACGATCCAGGATGACAGCAAAGTAAAAGTTACATTTCAGGAAGCAAAAGATACGGACGGGAATGATTTTTCTACCGATTATGCCAATTCCTATAAGGCAGTCTATTATGTAGAACCACAGACAACGGATCACCCAACCTACCAGATCAATCGAAAGATCGTGGTAAAAGAAGCGGATCAACAGAAAGATTCGCAGTCAGAAAGTTCTTCTGATCAGGATGCTGGTTCTTCCGATAAGACAGAAACAGAGGATTCGGAGGCTGACTCGTCTACAGAGGAAACTGATGCTGCTGACACGGAGAGCAAAACAGAACTGACAGAAAAAGAATTTGATGCAGAAATCGAAGCAACGGAGGATCAGGAGACCGTTGATCCGGAAACAGGGATCACACTCTCAGAGGTTATGCAGGAAGCTGTTGACCAGGAAGTTGCTCTTGCAGATCTTGAAGCAGGCGAAAGTATTACTTTTGATATGCCAATGATGCTTGCTTCCGGTGAAACAGGAACAAAATCAGTCACAGTTACAGCCGGCTCCTGGTACTATTACGCAGACTATGGATTAGGTTCTTATCTGACTTGTCCATATTATGTGAAATGGGGAAGCATCAATGCGACAGCATACTGTGTTGAACCATCGAAAAAAGGACCGGGAAATGGAACTTATACGATCCAGAAACTTGCCGATGGAAAGACACTTGCAAAGGTCTGCTATTACGGAACAAAAGCAAGTGATGAGAATGGTTTCTTCGATGAGAAACATCCGGATTTTCCGGCAGGAAAGAGATTCATCATTACCCATCTTGCAGCAGCTTATGCAAATGGATCCAGTGACTGGGCATCCGGAACTAATGCAACAGGAAAGAACCTGGCAATGGAGCTTTACAATTATTGTGTAAATATGCCGGACATTCCGTCTGTAGATATGAGCTTTTCCGAATCTAATGTAAAGGCTTATGTGGAAGGAAACAGCCAGCGAACAAGTGTGATCACATTCAAAGCGGATAAACTGCAGACGGTTACTTTCAAGCTGCCGAAAGGTGTAAAACTTGTAAATGTGACAACCGGAAAAACAAGTGCTGCAGGGGCTAATGTGGAGATTTCCGGTGGTACAAAGTTCTATCTGACAGCACCACTTAATCAGGCAGAAAATGTCAGTGCTACTTTCTCTTCTAAGATGAAAGGAAGTATTGATAAGGAATATTCAGCCTATAAGATCACAACAGGATCTGGGACACAGGACCTGGCTCTTGTTTTCGGTGAAGGTGTCGGAAATGAGAAATATGTGGATTTTAAAGTAACCTGGACAAAAGAATGCAAAGTATCCATTGTAAAGAAAGATCAGGATACAGGAAATGCACTGGCTGGTGCAGTGTACGGGATCTATTCCGATGCTGCATGTACAAAGCTGATCACAGAGATGCCTGCAACTGATCAGAATGGTGCTTCACAGCTCACAATGGAAAAGACACAGGAAGTTGTTTATCTGAAAGAAATCTCTGTTCCAACAGGGTATCAGATCGATACAAAGTCTTATAATGTGACTCTTGCTATCGGAAAGACAACAACCAAAAATGCAACGGATAAGCGAACAAATGCAAAGCTCAACATTGCAAAACAGGATACTGAGACAGGCAATGAAGCCCAGGGTGATGCAACACTGGAAGGTGCGGTATATGGTCTTTATGCAAGGGAAGATATTGTTCATCCGGATGGAAGAACCGGAACAATCCATAAGAAAGACAGCCTGATCACATCCCTGACAACGGATAAGAATGGCGAAGCCTCTGTATCGGATCTGTATCTTGGAAAGTATTATCTGAAAGAACTTAGTGCTCCAGTGGGATATGTACTGGATCCGACAGAACATGATGTGGACTGTACTTACGAAGGTGCTACTGTTCCGACAGTAGAAAGAACTTCTGTATGTAAAGAAACTGTCATCAAACAGCCATTTCAGATCATCAAGGCAGCAAACAACGGAAAGACCGATGCAGATCTTCTGCAGGGAGTTGGTTTTTCAGCATGGCTTGTCAGTGATCTGAAAGTAAAAGCAGATGGAAGTTATGATTTTGATTCGGCAAGACCAGTCGTACTGACTGCAGATGGTCAGACAGAAATGTTTACCGATGAAAAAGGATATGCAAGATCGATTCCGCTTCCATATGGAACTTATGTGGTAAGAGAAACCACAAGCAAACACAACTATGCACCGGTTGATGATTTTGTAGTGAAGATCACAGAGAATCATCCGGATACACCGCAGACATGGCGAGTGCTTTTGGATAAGGAATTCAAAGCAAAATTAAAGATCATCAAAAAGGATGCAGAAACACAGAAATCTGTACTCCTGGCCAATACTGAGTTCAAGGTATACGACCTGGATAATCAGAAATATGTGGAACAGACAACATCCTATCCGAAGCCAACGGTACACAAATCCTATTTCACAAATGAGGAAGGATACCTGGTACTGCCAAAGAATCTGAAACCTGGTAACTACCGGATTGAGGAAGTGACGGCACCCGATGGGTACACAATATCCAAAAACTATGTGACAGTTGCAGTTGATACAGATACTGCTTATCTGACCGATCCTGTCACAGGAGATGCAGTCATTGATGTGGAATATACCAATGCCCCGGTCAAAGGTCAGTTAAAGATCTATAAACAGGGTGAAGTGTTAAAGGGATTTGATAAGGACTTCCAGTATGAAATGGCTGGACTTGCAGGTGCTGAATTTGAAGTTTATGCGGCAGAAGATATTTATACTGCCGATCATCAGGTAGATGCAGATGGACAGAGAACTCTGTATTTTGCAAAGGATGCACTGGTAGCAACCGTCACAACGGATGCAGATGGTTATGCAACCGTAAAGAATCTTCCACTTGGCAGGTACTATGTTAAAGAGAAGAATGCACCGGACACTTATGTGTTAAATACCGTGCCGGAAAATGTCGAATTTGCTTATGCGGATCAGGATACTGCAGTGATCGAGAAAGAAATCTCTGTCACAGATGAACGACAGAAAGTGTCGATTACTGTCGAAAAACAGGATGCTGAGACAGGCAATACAGTAGCCGGAGCAGTGTTCGGTATTTACAATGCAAAAGACATTCAGACGAAAGATGGAAAAGTGATCGTCAAAGCAGATACTCTTTTACAGGAAATGACTTCTGATGAAAAAGGTCAGGCAGCATATACGCTGGATCTTCCACTTGGAAGCTATTATGTAAAAGAATTGAAAGCACCGGATGGATTCATATCTTCTGATGAAATACTGAGATTTGATGCTTCTTATCAGGGTCAGGATGTACAGACGGTAACATTAAAATCCGTAAAGAAGAACCAGCCAACAACTGTTGAGATCATAAAATCAGATGCAACAACCGGTGTAGAATTGGATGGAGCTTATCTGAAAGTAACGGATAAAGATGGAAATGTGGTGGACAGCTGGACATCTTCCAAAGATGCACCGCATGTGATCAAATATCTGAAAGTGGGTGAGACTTATACCCTCCATGAAGAATTTGCACCGCATGGTTATCTGGTAGCCAATGATGTGACATTCACAGTTAAAGATACCGGAGAGGTTCAGAAAGTGGAAATGAAGGACGAGGTACCGGTTGGTGAACTGATCATCAACAAAAAGGGAGAATTCCTGGATTCTGTTACACTGGCCGATAAGGTCAAAGGTGTGGTGGAGCATATTTTCAACTATGTAACCGGAAAGCTGACAGATGTTACTTTTGAAGTATATGCTGAGGAAGATATTAAGGCTGCCGATGGCGTCAGTGACGATTACTATAAAAAGGATGAACTGATTGCAACAATAAAGACAGATGAAACTGGTATTGCAAAACTGGAAAATCTTCCACTTGGTAAATACTATGTGAAAGAAACAGGAACTGCTTACGGTCATGTACTGGATGGTGAGATCCGTCATGTAGATCTGACTTACGTGGATCAGAATACACCAGTTGTAGTCTATGACAAAGACTGGCAGAACAACCGCCAGAGAGTAGAAGTCAGTGTACTTAAGAAAGAAAAAGATTCTGACCGTACATTGGAAGGCGCTATCTTTGGATTATTTGCCAAAGAAGACATTAAGTCTGAGACAACAGGTAAAGTCCTGATTGAAGCCGATGAGATCATTGAACTGAAATCTACGGATGAAGAAGGAAAGATCACATTTGTTGCAGATCTTCCAATAGGAGCAACTTACTATGTAAAAGAGCTCTATGCACCGGACGGATTCGTAACCAACGATGAAGGAAAAGAATTTACGTTTGAGTATGCAGGTGAGGATCAGCCGACTGTAACCTATGATTTTACCTTTGAGAATCAGCCAACCGTTGTAGAATTTACCAAATCCAGTCTGACAACCGGAAAAGAACTTCCAGGATGTAAGCTGAAAGTGGTAGATGCCGATGGAAATATCGTGGATGAATGGACTTCCGGTAAAGAAGCACATGTGATCCGTGAGCTGACTGTCGGAAAAGAATACGCACTGGTTGAAACAAAACCGGCCGATGGTTATGTGACAGCTGAAAGCGTGAAGTTCACCATCAAAGATACTGCCGATGTGCAGAAAGTTGAGATGAAGGATGATGTGACGAAGGTGAAAATCTCCAAACAGGATATCGCCGGAAAAGAACTTCCGGGAGCAAAACTCACGATCCTTGATCAGGATGGAAAAGTTGTCGAAAGCTGGACCAGTACAGAGAAAGCACATTACATCGAAATGCTTCCAATCGGAAAATACACTCTCCGTGAAGAAACAGCACCGGATGGCTATCTGGTTGCAAAAGATGTGGAATTCGAAGTAAAGGATACTAGTGAAGTACAGCATGTAACCATGGTAGATGAGGAAAAACCGGCAGAAAAGACACCGGAAGGTGGAAAACCTGTCAGTGATTCACCAAAGACTGGGGATAACACCAATCTGTGGCTGTGGTTTATGCTTCTCGGCATTGGTGCGACTGGTACAGGAGCCCTTGCATTTATGAGAAAAAAGAAACACTAA
- a CDS encoding Maff2 family mobile element protein, with the protein MAFFSSAINILQTLVVAIGAGLGVWGVINLMEGYGNDNPGAKSQGIKQLMSGGGVILIGTQLIPLLSGLFG; encoded by the coding sequence ATGGCTTTTTTTAGCAGTGCAATCAATATCCTTCAGACACTGGTCGTTGCAATCGGTGCCGGCCTTGGTGTCTGGGGCGTAATCAACCTGATGGAAGGTTATGGAAACGACAACCCGGGTGCAAAATCCCAGGGAATTAAGCAGCTGATGAGCGGTGGTGGTGTTATCCTGATTGGAACACAGCTAATCCCGCTTCTGAGTGGATTATTTGGTTAA
- a CDS encoding helix-turn-helix transcriptional regulator — translation MALNDNIKKIREEKKYTQQQLADKLYVSRQTVCRWENGSRCPDLITAKKLAMELGVTLDELISDEDITDIQSKYGIWKFDRVKEREKIQMMQKRILDFIEIIGGIFLAISLLLRVQFDMKVPAWITIICILIVTVTFLFNFVLAKKLDRK, via the coding sequence ATGGCTTTAAATGATAACATTAAAAAAATCAGAGAAGAAAAAAAATATACACAACAACAACTTGCCGATAAACTGTACGTATCACGACAAACTGTATGCCGATGGGAGAACGGTTCAAGATGTCCAGATCTAATTACAGCAAAAAAGTTAGCAATGGAGCTTGGAGTCACTTTGGATGAACTTATATCTGATGAAGATATCACAGATATTCAATCAAAATATGGAATATGGAAGTTTGATAGGGTAAAAGAAAGGGAAAAAATTCAGATGATGCAAAAAAGGATCCTAGATTTTATAGAGATTATAGGAGGTATATTTTTAGCAATTTCTTTGTTGCTAAGAGTTCAATTTGATATGAAAGTACCAGCGTGGATTACGATAATATGTATTTTAATAGTGACAGTAACATTTTTGTTTAATTTTGTGCTGGCAAAAAAATTGGATAGGAAGTAA